The nucleotide sequence GTCTGATCATGTCGTTGATCATGCCTTGCAAGCCCAATCGTCTGCCATCATCTGGCGAGTAAATTTTACAGACTCCGTACTCTTCCAATTCCCGAATCTCGCGTGGAACGATAACGCCGCCACCGCCGCCAAAAACACGGATATGCTCTGCTCCCCGCTCGCGTAATAGATCAATTACGTATTTGAAATACTCCACATGACCGCCTTGGTAGGAACTGATGGCAATCCCTTGCACATCCTCCTGGACAGCGGCTGTTACAATATCGTCAACAGAGCGGTTGTGTCCGAGATGGATGACCTCTACTCCCGACGATTGTAAAATACGGCGCATGATATTAATCGAGGCATCGTGACCATCATACAGACTGGCTGCGGTCACAAAGCGAACCTTGTTTTGCGGACGATACACTTCCGTTTCCATCGTTCCACTCTCCTTTTCATAAGTTTAAAAAGGCGGAAAAACAGAGCCAAGCAGATCAAGGCGCGGTAGACGCGAGGTATGCTTGGCACTCTTTGTTTCCCAGACTTTTCAAACTTTCTTCTTAATCGGAGACACTGATTTCGCGAAGCAACAGGGCAATTTGCTTCTCTGTGTACTCCTCAATGGTATAGTGCTTTTTCAATGCCCAGCGGCGGAAGACCCACATTTCGCCCAGCACCATGATATTGTCGGCCATCAGCTTGACGTTCTTTTCGTCAATGCGCAGCGAACCATCGGCAATCCCTTTTTCCAGAATTTCGACGAAAATGTGCGAAATCGCTTCTTCACGCCCCAACACGTAGCGGAGTGTTTCTTTTGGCAATGATTTGGCTTCCTGATAAATAAGCAAAACGCGGTCGCTCATCTGATCCATTACGCGGATCAGGCTCTTTAGTGCGACCTTTAATGTTTTCAAGCCAGTTCCGTTGAAATTGATCGCCTCACGCAAGCGCGTCTCCATCTCCGCATGAATGGCATCGCAAACAAGATAAAGCACGTCTTCTTTTGACTCGATATACTCGTACAACGTACCAATACTAAATCCAGACGCCCGGGCAATCTCCCTTGTCGTCGTTTTATGAAAACCTTTATTAATGAAGAGATGAACGGCAGCCTCAATAATCTGCTCTCGTCTTCTCTCGATCAGTTTTGGGTCCTTTACCAGGGACGGTATCGTTTTTCTCTTGTCAGACACTCCAAAATCCACCTTTCCAACCGACTGAGCGTTTGGTCAGACGCCTCATAGAAAAGAAGGCGCAAACACTCTACTTTTGTATCATTCGCAGATCATTATACGCGAGTAAGAGCACAAAGCCAAACTTTTCTTTTCTATGAGTGTAATTGTGTTGGAAGACGGGACAGCTTCCTACTCTTTTAGCAGGAAATTGCTGATCACGACACGTTGGATTTCATTTGTTCCTTCATAGATTTGTGTAATTTTGGCATCACGCATGAAGCGCTCCACAGGATACTCCCGTGTGTAGCCATAACCACCGAAAACTTGAACAGCCTCAGTTGTTACTTCCATTGCTGTATCTCCTGCAAATACTTTGGACATCGCAGATGCTTTGCCATATGGAAGACCTTGATCCTCCAACCACGCTGCTTGGTAAGTGAGCAAACGGGATGCCTCGATCTTGGTAGCCATGTCTGCCAATTTGAACTGGATTGCCTGCAAGGAAGCGATTGGTTTGCCAAACTGGCTGCGTTCTTTGGCATAATTCCGTGCATGCTCGTACGCACCTTGTGCAATTCCCAATGCTTGAGCGGCGATACCGTTTCTTCCTCCG is from Brevibacillus brevis and encodes:
- a CDS encoding TetR/AcrR family transcriptional regulator gives rise to the protein MSDKRKTIPSLVKDPKLIERRREQIIEAAVHLFINKGFHKTTTREIARASGFSIGTLYEYIESKEDVLYLVCDAIHAEMETRLREAINFNGTGLKTLKVALKSLIRVMDQMSDRVLLIYQEAKSLPKETLRYVLGREEAISHIFVEILEKGIADGSLRIDEKNVKLMADNIMVLGEMWVFRRWALKKHYTIEEYTEKQIALLLREISVSD